In Helicobacter mastomyrinus, a single genomic region encodes these proteins:
- the aroQ gene encoding type II 3-dehydroquinate dehydratase produces the protein MKILVIQGPNLNILGHREPHIYGHFTLEQIHKNLSNQAKQNGTELEFFQSNFEGEIIDKLQECIGGEYAGVIINPAAFTHTSIAIADAIASCGVPVIEVHISNIHAREEFRAKSYTGAASAGVITGFGAFGYHLALIGILQIVNEVQALKAQQAQSKKT, from the coding sequence ATGAAAATTTTAGTGATTCAAGGACCAAATCTTAATATTCTAGGACATCGTGAGCCACATATCTATGGGCATTTTACATTAGAGCAGATTCATAAAAACCTATCCAATCAGGCAAAGCAAAATGGCACAGAATTAGAGTTTTTTCAAAGCAATTTTGAAGGCGAGATTATCGATAAATTGCAAGAGTGTATCGGTGGAGAATACGCAGGAGTAATTATTAATCCCGCAGCATTTACGCATACTTCTATTGCGATTGCTGATGCAATTGCAAGCTGCGGTGTGCCTGTGATTGAAGTGCATATTAGCAATATCCACGCACGTGAGGAATTTCGTGCAAAAAGCTATACAGGTGCAGCGAGTGCAGGAGTAATTACGGGCTTTGGTGCATTTGGCTATCATTTGGCATTGATTGGAATCTTGCAAATTGTTAATGAAGTGCAAGCCCTCAAGGCACAGCAGGCACAAAG